Proteins encoded in a region of the Peromyscus leucopus breed LL Stock chromosome 15, UCI_PerLeu_2.1, whole genome shotgun sequence genome:
- the Gpr37l1 gene encoding G-protein coupled receptor 37-like 1, which translates to MRWLWPLAVSLPVVLAVGLTGVFGTATSSLGGHRAKVQEQQSRPRRGTKDEGPKEVQHYVPGEWAEYPRPIHPAGLQPTKTLVATSPNPDKEGATPDSGEELRVNLTGTPSQRLQIQNPLYPVTESSYTAYAVMLLALVVFAVGIVGNLSVMCIVWHSYYLKSAWNSILASLALWDFLVLFFCLPIVIFNEITKQRLLGDVSCRAVPFMEVSSLGVTTFSLCALGIDRFHVATSTLPKVRPIERCQSILAKLAVIWVGSMMLAVPELLLWQLAQEPAPAVGTVDSCIMKPSANLPESLYSLVMTYQNARMWWYFGCYFCLPILFTVTCQLVTWRVRGPPGRKPECRAGKHEQCERQLNSTVVGLTVVYAFCTLPENVCNIVVAYLSTELTRQTLDLLGLVNQFSTFFKGAITPVLLLCVCRPLGQAFLDCCCCCCCEECGGASDSPATVGADSKLKTEVSSSIYFHKPRESPPLLPLGTPC; encoded by the exons ATGCGGTGGCTGTGGCCCCTGGCTGTCTCTCTTCCTGTAGTGTTGGCTGTGGGGCTGACTGGGGTCTTTGGGACGGCCACCTCATCTCTGGGTGGGCATAGAGCGAAGGTCCAGGAGCAGCAGAGTCGACCCCGAAGAGGCACCAAGGACGAGGGGCCCAAGGAGGTGCAGCACTATGTTCCTGGGGAGTGGGCTGAGTACCCCAGGCCCATCCATCCTGCTGGCTTGCAGCCCACCAAGACTTTGGTGGCCACTAGCCCCAACCCAGACAAGGAAGGGGCCACCCCAGATAGTGGAGAAGAGCTGAGGGTCAACCTGACCGGGACACCAAGTCAGAGGCTGCAGATTCAGAACCCCTTGTATCCGGTGACGGAGAGCTCCTACACTGCCTATGCTGTCATGCTCCTGGCTCTGGTGGTGTTTGCTGTGGGGATTGTAGGCAATCTGTCTGTCATGTGTATTGTGTGGCACAGCTACTATTTGAAGAGTGCGTGGAACTCCATCCTCGCCAGCCTGGCTCTCTGggacttcctggtcctcttctTCTGTCTCCCCATTGTCATCTTCAACGAGATCACCAAGCAGAGGCTCCTGGGGGATGTTTCTTGCCGGGCTGTGCCCTTCATGGAG GTCTCCTCCCTGGGAGTCACAACCTTTAGTCTCTGTGCTCTGGGCATAGACCGCTTCCATGTGGCCACCAGCACCCTGCCGAAGGTGAGGCCCATTGAGCGATGCCAGTCCATCCTGGCTAAGCTGGCTGTCATCTGGGTGGGCTCCATGATGCTGGCTGTGCCCGAACTCCTGCTGTGGCAGCTGGCACAAGAGCCCGCTCCTGCCGTGGGGACGGTGGACTCGTGTATCATGAAACCTTCAGCCAACCTGCCTGAATCTCTCTACTCCCTGGTGATGACCTACCAGAATGCCCGCATGTGGTGGTACTTCGGTTGCTACTTCTGTCTGCCCATCCTCTTCACTGTCACCTGCCAGCTGGTGACGTGGCGGGTGCGGGGCCCACCGGGCAGGAAGCCCGAGTGTAGGGCGGGCAAGCACGAGCAGTGTGAGAGGCAGCTCAACAGCACGGTGGTGGGCCTGACTGTGGTCTACGCCTTCTGCACCCTCCCCGAGAACGTCTGCAACATCGTGGTGGCCTACCTCTCCACTGAGCTCACCCGGCAGACCCTGGACCTCCTGGGCCTCGTCAACCAGTTCTCCACCTTCTTCAAGGGGGCCATCACCCCCGTGCTCCTCCTCTGCGTCTGCAGACCCCTGGGCCAGGCCTTTCTggattgctgctgctgctgctgctgcgagGAGTGTGGCGGCGCCTCGGACTCTCCGGCGACGGTCGGCGCGGACAGCAAGCTGAAGACCgaagtgtcttcctccatctacTTCCATAAGCCCAGGGAGTCACCCCCGCTCCTGCCCCTGGGCACCCCTTGCTGA
- the Arl8a gene encoding ADP-ribosylation factor-like protein 8A produces MIALFNKLLDWFKALFWKEEMELTLVGLQYSGKTTFVNVIASGQFNEDMIPTVGFNMRKITKGNVTIKLWDIGGQPRFRSMWERYCRGVSAIVYMVDAADQEKIEASKNELHNLLDKPQLQGIPVLVLGNKRDLAGALDEKELIEKMNLSAIQDREICCYSISCKEKDNIDITLQWLIQHSKSRRS; encoded by the exons ATGATCGCTTTGTTTAACAAGCTGCTGGACTGGTTCAAGGCCCTGttctggaaggaggaaatggagctCACGCTGGTGGGGCTGCAGTACTCGGGCAAGACCACCTTCGTCAACGTGATCGCG TCAGGACAGTTCAACGAGGACATGATCCCCACTGTGGGCTTCAACATGCGCAAAATCACCAAAGGGAACGTGACCATCAAG CTCTGGGACATTGGGGGACAGCCCCGTTTCCGAAGCATGTGGGAACGCTACTGCAGAGGAGTGAGCGCCATCGT GTATATGGTGGATGCTGCGGACCAGGAGAAGATTGAGGCCTCCAAGAATGAGCTCCACAACCTGCTAGACAAGCCTCAGCTGCAAGGCATCCCG GTCTTAGTCCTTGGTAACAAGCGAGACCTCGCAGGAGCGCTAGATGAGAAGGAGCTGATTGAGAAAAT GAATTTGTCTGCTATCCAGGACCGAGAGATCTGCTGCTACTCCATCTCCTGCAAGGAGAAGGACAACATAG ACATCACCCTACAGTGGCTTATTCAACACTCAAAGTCACGGAGAAGCTGA